One window of Camelina sativa cultivar DH55 chromosome 4, Cs, whole genome shotgun sequence genomic DNA carries:
- the LOC104780397 gene encoding putative respiratory burst oxidase homolog protein J: MKNNRKAGTEDSAKWMLESVEIDPSGGGSVKQPENITNNNNPESSTGSGNGGGILRNMSKNLGVGSMIRSMSVSKWRKSGNLGSPSRRKSGNLGPPLPVAQEKRPGPQRVERTTSSAARGLQSLRFLDRTVTGRERDSWRSIENRFNQFAVDGRLPKEKFGVCIGMGDSLEFAAEVYEALGRRRQIDTENGIDKEQLKLFWEDMIKKDLDCRLQIFFDMCDKDGDGKLTEDEVKEVIVLSASANKLGNLKKNAASYASLIMEELDPDQNGYIEMWQLEVLLTGMVSNADSKKIVRNSQQLTRAMIPKRYRTSTSKYVSVTAELMYENWKKIWVVTLWLAVNIFLFTWKYNDFTTSPLYNITGRCVCAAKGTAEILKLNMALILVPVLRRTLTFLRSTFLSHLIPFDDNINFHKLVALAIAVISLLHTALHLLCNYPRLSTCPHDLYSNYAGNLLGVKQPTYLGLMLTPVSVTGVLMIVIMGISFTLAMHYFRRNIVKLRKPFNRLAGFNSFWYAHHLLVIAYALLIIHGYILIIEKPWYQKTTWMYVAVPMVLYAGERLFSRVQEHNHRVHIIKAIVYSGNVLALYMTKPQGLKYKSGMYMFVKCPDISKFEWHPFSVTSAPGDEYLSVHIRALGDWTSELRNRFAETCEPHQSSKPSPNNLIRMETRARGANPLIEESQVLFPRIFIKGPYGAPAQNYQKYDILLLIGLGIGATPFISILKDMLNNLKPPKPGQKHEGSVGGESVGGASIGGASIGGASVGGGSVGGGSVSGGKKFPQRAYFYWVTREQASFEWFKGVMDDIAVYDKTNVIEMHNYLTSMYEAGDARSALIAMVQKLQHAKNGVDIVSESRIRTHFARPNWRKVFSELSSKHETSRIGVFYCGSPTLVRPLNSLCQEFSLESSTRFTFHKENF, translated from the exons ATGAAAAACAATAGAAAGGCTGGGACGGAGGACTCCGCGAAATGGATGTTAGAGAGCGTCGAGATAGATCCAAGTGGTGGGGGTTCGGTGAAACAACCGGAaaacataaccaataacaatAATCCCGAGAGTAGTACCGGTAGTGGTAATGGTGGTGGGATCTTGAGGAATATGTCTAAGAATCTCGGGGTGGGATCAATGATCAGATCTATGAGCGTGTCGAAATGGAGAAAGAGCGGGAATCTCGGATCCCCGAGCAGGAGAAAGAGTGGAAACTTGGGGCCTCCGCTACCTGTGGCCCAAGAAAAAAGACCAGGGCCACAAAGAGTTGAGAGGACTACATCTAGCGCGGCTAGGGGACTACAAAGTCTCCGGTTCCTTGATCGGACGGTCACTGGACGGGAACGAGATTCATGGAGATCGATCGAGAACCGGTTTAATCAATTCGCCGTTGACGGGCGGCTTCCCAAGGAAAAATTCGGCGTTTGCATTG GAATGGGAGATTCATTGGAGTTTGCGGCAGAAGTATACGAAGCATTGGGTAGGAGAAGACAAATAGACACAGAAAATGGGATTGACAAGGAACAACTCAAGCTTTTTTGGGAAGACATGATCAAGAAAGATCTCGACTGTCGCCTCCAGATCTTCTTCGACAT GTGTGACAAGGACGGAGACGGGAAGTTAACAGAAGATGAGGTTAAAGAGGTTATAGTCTTGAGTGCATCCGCGAACAAGCTTGGGAATCTTAAGAAGAATGCAGCGTCTTATGCTTCGCTGATCATGGAAGAACTTGACCCGGACCAAAACGGTTACATTGAG ATGTGGCAACTCGAGGTGTTATTAACAGGAATGGTATCAAACGCTGACTCAAAAAAGATCGTGAGGAATTCGCAACAGCTAACGCGAGCCATGATCCCAAAACGTTACAGAACATCGACTAGTAAATACGTTTCAGTAACCGCAGAGCTAATGTACGAGAACTGGAAGAAGATATGGGTCGTCACATTGTGGCTCGCAGtaaacatcttcctcttcacgTGGAAATACAATGACTTCACTACAAGCCCTCTTTACAACATCACCGGCCGCTGCGTTTGCGCCGCCAAAGGAACGGCCGAAATACTGAAACTAAACATGGCTTTGATCTTGGTCCCTGTTTTAAGAAGAACCCTAACGTTCCTCAGATCAACTTTCTTGAGTCACCTGATCCCATTCGACGATAACATCAACTTCCACAAGCTGGTAGCGTTGGCGATAGCGGTTATTTCCTTGCTCCACACGGCACTACATTTGCTTTGCAATTACCCGAGGCTAAGCACTTGCCCTCATGATTTGTACTCGAACTACGCGGGAAATCTCTTGGGGGTCAAGCAACCTACCTATTTAGGTCTAATGCTGACCCCGGTTTCGGTCACAGGAGTTCTAATGATCGTCATTATGGGTATCTCATTCACGCTTGCTATGCATTACTTCAGAAGGAACATAGTGAAACTGCGTAAACCATTTAACCGTCTAGCTGGATTTAATTCGTTTTGGTATGCTCACCATTTGCTGGTTATTGCTTATGCTCTTCTTATCATCCATGGTTACATTCTTATCATCGAGAAGCCTTGGTACCAAAAGACG ACATGGATGTACGTGGCCGTGCCAATGGTTCTGTACGCGGGCGAGAGGCTCTTCTCACGAGTTCAAGAACACAACCATCGTGTCCACATTATCAAG GCAATTGTATATTCAGGCAATGTTCTTGCACTCTATATGACAAAACCTCAAGGGTTAAAGTACAAAAGTGGTATGTATATGTTTGTCAAGTGCCCTGATATCTCCAAATTCGAATG gCATCCATTCTCCGTCACTTCTGCACCCGGAGATGAATACTTGAGCGTTCACATAAGAGCATTAGGAGATTGGACCTCTGAACTTAGGAACAGATTTGCAGaa acATGTGAGCCTCATCAATCATCCAAACCTAGTCCAAATAATCTTATTCGAATGGAAACAAGAGCAAGAGGTGCAAATCCTCTCATTGAAGAATCACAAGTCTT ATTTCCAAGAATTTTTATCAAGGGACCGTATGGGGCTCCGGCACAAAACTATCAGAAGTACgatattcttttgttaatcGGGCTAGGGATCGGGGCGACCCCATTTATAAGTATCCTAAAAGACATGTTGAACAATCTCAAACCTCCAAAACCT GGGCAAAAGCATGAAGGAAGTGTAGGAGGTGAAAGCGTAGGAGGTGCAAGCATTGGAGGCGCAAGCATAGGAGGTGCAAGCGTAGGAGGAGGTAGTGTAGGAGGAGGTAGTGTAAGTGGAGGTAAGAAGTTTCCACAAAGAGCATATTTTTATTGGGTGACAAGAGAGCAAGCTTCTTTCGAATGGTTCAAGGGAGTTATGGATGATATTGCAGTGTATGACAAAACC AACGTGATAGAGATGCATAACTACTTAACAAGTATGTACGAAGCAGGAGATGCAAGATC